A region of the Arachis hypogaea cultivar Tifrunner chromosome 15, arahy.Tifrunner.gnm2.J5K5, whole genome shotgun sequence genome:
GCAGGCTATCGAAATGGAAGACGACCCAAATCGAATCTACGATCGGATGGAATTGCACATATCGCTGATAGCGTGCATGAAGAGattagtaaataaaatttttttttattttttgtaagaaataaataattgttagtGATGATATTAAATCGTTTAGAACTTGATTATTAGAATAATTAGAATGTCTAAACTTTAGTAGTAGTTAGAGTATTAATTTAGGGGTAATAGTGTGTTAGCTAGAAGCTGCTTAGTGATATTAAATCGTTTAGAACTTGAATATTATAATTGTTAGAGTATTTAAATCTCGAATAGTGGTAAAAGTATTGATATAAGGATAGTAGTGTGTTAGAGTATTCAAATCACAAATGCATGTTGGATAAGGGGTAACTAAGTATGTTGACCAATAGATTTAACATGTTTGATTAGAGttcatgattttttattattataagttTAACGAGGTTAGAACTTGCAAATCTTCGTCGCTACCTATGACGAACGAATCGTACTTCACATCATTTCGCAACACGAAAATCAAAATTCTGTTGAATAACTTTTTCACCTGTTTCACGTCTTACAGCCCCAATTTTCGGATTATAGTATTCTGAAACTCGGTGAAACTcgttaaagatttgaaaaagacatTAAGCGGATCCTTATTAGTAAACTTAATTCTAGaatgcattttttttcttaatcggTTCTCTATAGTGCACCAAAACTATAAAACTCTCATCACTAGTCATTACATGTCACTATGACGAAGAATTCACATTCAACAGCTATTTATATACATTTACACCATAGTAAATCAAATTAACTTACATCCATTTATATATCTTGCTAAATACATAGTAAATCGACTTGCCATATATGTGTCGATTTATTCGTTACATTATGTGCGTGAAAAATCGAATTAAACTCGTTCGACTTACTAGGAATTTTAATCATGCATGTATAAATTAAATGAGAGTGATTTAATTTGCATGTCTCTCTACTAAATCGAATATAGATGCTTCAATTTACTACCAACGATACTAAATCGAGTATGAATgcttcgatttatataaaaatgttgATTAAAACATACACGCAACGTTTTTTTGTTTAAGTAATTTGCGTAAATTTAAATTCACAATCAGTTTATTTAAGTTTTTAtctatgttttaaaaaaattagttaatgtcaatttaaaaaaagttaattcTCTTACATTATCcgaagaaattaaaataatttagtaatttactGATGTtcgaattaattaatttaatctttaattttttaaaataactaacttATTGACTTTTGTTAGTCtattatattattaatccatacaaAACTTTCACTTCACAATAATGCTTTGTGGACAATAATTAAATGTCCCTATGTGGTATTGTCGGGGTATTCATTAATGTTGACACATGAacttaattattatatatcaaaAGGAAAAAGTTTGGTAACCAAAATTTTTCAGCCATAATCAGccaaaatttttcatattttactttatttatatcatttaataacaattttattttttacttcacTCTCTTATCATTTTACTTATCACCGTTTATTCTACTTATCACCATTCTTATCAAATCTGctaattaatgatattaattagaaaatcataTCCCTTTTTATTAGGCACTAttgtaatcaatacttaatattcctttttataatttgatttttatatataaaaatataataaaaattaataataattatattttattatgtagttcaaattattttacatatatactaataaatcatgattcaaaatattttaatattttatttttgaagtcaTTATACATTTAAATCAACGTATAATTTTTAAATCACCGtctttgataatttaaaaatttatttcatgttttttaaagtgaaaatgatttattttaattcacatatatttctaaattttactataattagatttgaaaaaaaatgtcaaatacctaaattaatttattcaattggcaaatttattcataacatccacaagttcatacacataacatccataattaagtaagatacacataacatccaaaattttatattaataacatccataatttcatactcataacattcataatttcatacatataatatttataattaacaaatttttacaattaatattaccaaattttaaactatgtgtcttgttatatatttcaaattatctTACATGTACACCAAAGGatcataattttaatattttttgtttactatTCATATGTatacttatttattgattttaatacgacgaattaataattattttttaaattttattttttaattttataataacctatatgtaaaatatgagtTGTATACCAGAAGTtgttaaattctctaatttaacattcatatttttatacgtataatatttataattttatatatataatatccataatcaataaattggtgctaatttattattatttattattttattttgcaggTCATGAaccaataattttagatatttttaattttcaataaataaaaattgatcaaatttaaaatattttattttttataaaatgtattgaggtgatttgagttttttttttaattaaaaatataagaatttgaaatttttatttggaagaaaaaaattatacaattataaATACATGTAATAATAATGAAGGAGAAATTTTTGCAATTTGATTCACATTAAATTTGGAATTAACTTTTTGTATAATTAAATAAGGAAAGATAATTAATGATAGAAAGAAATTAATTACATCAATTAAATTAAGAGAGTGATTCACACTCTCTTATCAATGCAAATACTATTAATcatatacatttatttattatctataataTTTTGGTTACGTAGCATTGCCCATATCAAAATTAGTAGACACTAATTAAGTCATATGAaattataaactaattttaagaCTATAACTAAAAGCTATCTACATCAACTAATTACtgcaagaaaaattaattttagtaaccATTTATTTgatcttaaataataataaaaatagtcactaacatatttgttgataattagatattagttattttattatgttttgttacTAAAAATTTTAGcatcaattataaaaattatcgaTAAAGACTTTTAGTGATCGCAAAAAATCTATAAATTTTAGCAATTATTTTTCATCAATTTTGTGTGGCCactaaaattttataatactgaaattaaaattatatttattgttagttgttatttttattattgctaaaataatactaaaattttaatgaTGTTCATTTTTAGTTCTCATTTTTATTACGTTAAAATcttgaaattaattataattatattatattcaaTGTTTTTACATGAGAGACAACaacctataaaataaaatatttcattaaatttagAATATTTACACAAATTTCTTTTAAAAGCTAATAAatcataatacaaatttaaagaacTCAAATGCTATAAGcctataactattttatattagtatttaTTATTCTTAGCTGCATTCTTCTCTATATTTTCCATCCCAAGTGCAACCACTATTTTCTTCAAGATGGCTTCTGTAGGCTTTTCTAAATGCCTTCAAGACACCTTATCATTTTCCCCACGTTTTGGTTTATCatgtaataattattattttaaaacccATAAGTAGATAAAGTCGAGCAGAAAGATTTCAAcaggaaaataattaaaattaaaattttattcattctCGTTTACTTCACTTGCGTGTGATAGAAGCCTTCATCGTACTCACAAACTTCTCAGACATTGCTGCCTACAGCATCACAACAAATGATGATCTTTctataataatctaataataaataataagtatgatgatttttctaattaattcttGGGTCCATTTAGTGTACAGATGTGTTTTGGTACAGATTtatagatttttgtttttatttggttgtttattaatttaaaagcgtatcactaaaagtgttgcttaaaaaaaaagtgttacccttaatcgttaacttggctctgataccaattttactCCGAATAAGTTTATGATTTGTATAGATCCGATTGGTGATACTGTTGTTTAATTTTACTccgaataagtttataatttgtatagattcgATTGGTgatattttgtttaaataatttgcaaattcataaacaacagtattgaccatttctactattactagtatttataattctgatttcatttttatagtttttcaatcttgttttagtttgtaatattcttttttgcatggattattgtatataaaatcttttatctgtttgtctttttctttaatataatttttcaaatcctcaaaaacttcttttatttctacactttctgttgtttctaaatatctttttaatttttcaacttcattctccattttttcttttaacagctttaattcttttaagtcataatatggttttccaggcatttataaattttttaagtttaactccaacttgtttatatttattcttatttctaccctttttattataaggtcattaatttcgatctgaagattatttaattcccttttatactcctttattttactttttaattttttcgtcctttttctttttattttattttctggtctttcaatctttgtatgcttcattatttaccttagaatttctgcaaattctatcatcgattcatcactattttctagagattctattaatttttctagctcttcaacttctctttttaacttgtcatagattatttttagagcttcaaatgctctttgatttatttcagaaaactgtaaataattcaaccgattttctctttcaaagagctcttgtttcttgtcttgataagttacatatattttttctttatttattgtcataatttagtgtttagggtttcatttaatttttcgaccttttttgttaattcttttatttcagaattttcttctttagtttttaacttagataaacttaaagggctattaattttagattctcttatttgaaaattcgataaaattaattttcctgatggttcttttaataatagaactagGTTTTCAATAGccttatattttggtatttctgtttttacaattttctgaaataattcatcgacataaattctttctctgtttttaaatattatactatgatggctatttgttaaagcataatttattgcatatgtaattgaaaatggttcatcgtcttgttccattagattctttctgtggaATTTATAAGCcagacttatagatcttccaagattttcagttgataaaggtatagcatatccaagatgggcattaaatttaacatttacgttttccaggtttccatgaacaatttcaattatttgatctattgggtcatcagtaattcttttgtcacagattgctaagcttattggtgaattaattcctttcatatatgtagatttgattaagacttgtatagtactaatatgaatccatccaattttagatcttttttgttgatccttaattttctcgatctgtttactcaattcttcatcatttatcaaagctatttcaagttctccattggcggattttatctttataggggcttctagttgaatttttccatagtatattatattttttctattaaaaacttcttttaaaagattttgtttattaaaattttcatttgatttgagatttaattctgtttttagaacaacctgtttttcattatctaataaagcagttaatctataataatcagattctccTGCTAACACTACAAGAAACGTCGTTAAAATCGACGGCCAAATCGACGGCTTAGCCGTTGATAATATTGAAATTCGACGGCAAAATAAACGGCGCAGTTGGTCGCTATAAAGCCTGTCGATTTTTCAAAAtgctaataaaatcgacggctttcATAGCCGTCGATAATAATCTAATAAAATCGACGTCCATTCCGTCTGTAATATGGGTGTGAGAATTTTACAttcttaataaaatcgacaacattgccgtcgatattattatttaaaatcgacGTCCTTTCTGTCGATAATtgatttaataaaatcgacagccTTTTTGTCGATATTTAACTTAATAAAATCAACAACATTACTGTCTATAATatgtttaataaaatcgacaCTGTTGCCGTCGATATTTAACTTAATAAAATCAACATCATTGTTGTCTATAATATGTTTAATAAAATCGACGCTAAAGCCGTTGATATAAGCTTGAATAAAATCGACAACAttgccgtcgattttaatagttatatgttttaatttttttttctatttgaaaaatagtaaaccgttaatataaataaacttttaaatataaaataaaatttaaacagaatattagataacaagacaaataaacttttaaatataaaaataaaatttatactaaatattagataatgagtttacaaacttatcaaaataataaataaccctctaacataaagactcaagacaagataaataactaaacttagacttatattcgtttaaattgcaatctactaataatacaaaatattcaaagtaAAGTAATTAAATAACCTACTCATACTCGTCTAAATAATCATCTAAGTCATCAAAATCGTCGTCAGAATCATCCTCCCTTTGAGAACTCTGTGGTTGTCCTGGTCGCTGCAGAATAGGTGGAAGTTTTCTACCTGGGGTTGGGGTTGGGACTGGGGCTGGGGCTGTGCTTTTCTGAGAGCTTGGGAAAGTAAAAGGAGGAGGTGGGGGAACACGTGATCCAGAACTACTAGGACCCATGGCTCTCACATACTCAGTCAAACTGCTCAACTGATGACTAAATTGATCCATCTGTGAGTTACTGGTGTTGAGATCCTCACGCAAGGATTCAACAGTCTGTTGCCACTCTCTTTTCTCCCTTTGGTAGCGGTCTTCAAGCTCTCTATATTTAGCGGCATGTTGTTCAACTTCCCTATTGAGTATTATGATTCGTTCTCTAAGATCCAAAACATCAGCGCTGGTGGTCGTGGTTGGCCCATCAACTCGAGGCCGCACCATGGAAGAGTCCCTTACCTCACCCATGCCATATACCCTACCTCTTTGTTTTCCACCCACTGTCTCAATCCATATGCTTTCCTCAGAGACAGGCGGTGGATCAATTACACCAGCCTCTATAGCAGCCTGCCGCTCTTGGTCAGCCTGAAACATACGCTCTTGAAATATATCCTACAATGAGGAGAAATTATTGATAAACTACTATAAGTATTAATAATGTATAATAATTAGATAACAAAATAGTTACAATTAATAAAGGTAAGTTACCTTTGTCTTTCGGGAGTGTTCATCAACCCATTGAGTCCTATCCTCTTTGCGAGTATGAGTGTGCTCAAAAAACTCATCCATACGTGATTGTCTTCCAAGTGAATGATTCTACATAATGTAACCAAATTATCATGTAATATGGGATGTATTGTACTAAGCAATTGATTAAGCAGAAAATAAAACTCAGCAGTTTGCATCAATTCAAGAAGAAACTAGATCAAGATCATTATTAAGAACAGATTTCACTCTCTATTGATTAAGGCTTACCAAAGCACAACCAGATTTCACTCTCTTTTGGTACCAACTTATAGAGCATATGTCTACTTCAGTAATAATCCAAATTGGTCATTAtgccataataaaaaaaaaggtacTTAGGTACCCTTCAATGGCCCCCAACATCATGTCTTGCAATTCATGAAGCACAAGATAAATAGATAATGACTTACTTAGAAGACTGCATACAGTAATTAAGTAACACTCTTACATGCATAAGCATAATAATTAACTATGAAGCATGATCATAATTGGAGTTAGAAAACCTTGGCTTAGTCATCAGAGACAAAATAATGATGTCTACTTTAATGGAATAAATATTATTGCTCGGTGCTGACTTACTAAATCAGAAGAAAACCAAGATTAATGGTTGGAAAAGTTATAAGCAAAGTAGTAGTTCATTGTTAAATGTTTAATGTACTTGTTTCTTTCTCCTGCAAgatttaataattgattaattatataaataaataaataatgtggGGTCCAGCAAATGGGCCAAGGAAATCAGTTAAACTCCCTCTTCCAAAGAAATAATTGATGATTGCTTTGTTTTCATGTGTGGGATGGGAGATATGTTATGTGCAGTTCCCACTTCCCACTGTGCTTGCTAGCAAAACAAAAAGCTCTCATCTTTGTATATTTGGAAAATAGCAGCTTGATGATATCAGCATGAAGTGTGATGATGATCCATATACTGTGTCCTTTCTATGTATAGTGCATGCAAatacatattatttattttatcaatttatattcaAATTctgtataatataaatataaattacaaattcTATAAGCAACTTACTAAGCGTAACCTCGCTTCTGGAAAGGTGGTGCCTCCTGCAGTGTGAAGAGAAGTACCTCGAGTCGATTTCCTGGCAGTTGTATTTCTTGCCTGTAATTGTCTATAGGCATCAGTGTTCCAACGTCTCATCAATTCACCAAGAACTTCTGGTGGGATCCAATATGGACGGGCACCTTTTTTGCGAATGGCATGGAGCATACCTCGCAAGCGCTTGGCAGCCCTAAACCTCCAAGCTTGATAGATATCATCCTCTTCCGTATCAATAATGTCAAagcatttctattttaaaaaaatcattggaATAAAATTTAGCCTCTGAACAGATACAAATTTATTTTgttgataaataaataacaagTAATGCTGAGTTTAACAAGTAATAATAATCTAAAGATATCAGAATTCTCTCTAATAGcaaaattatgtaaaatattaggataaaacaaaaaacaataatgaggtttagataaaattagtttaatagtACTATTGTCGAGAATCCAATGGGTGTCATGTTTGATGTTTGTgaagatttaaattcaaatcaaaggTTTGCACATGGATGGCAGCAGGGGTAAACTTCAACAATATTAGgctttaataatcaaatgaagcAGAAGAGAGTTCATTAACACAGTAAAACAAGGTAGATAAAATTTACCCTCCACTCAGTCCACCATATTTTCCGAATATCATCATCTGCCTCATCAAAACTCAGCCAAGGCTTGTTGTAGTTTTCTTTAAAAACCTGAGAAATACGCTTCAATCCAAGCTTAGGTGGGTGCCAACTacatcaaaaaccaaaaaaatgatAATGACATATTACTTAGTAAAAATGAGACAtgttattcataaaatttaaagcaAATAACAAACCATTTGGCACCATCATATCTAAGCTTTGGAGCACTTGTGCTGGAGTGACCAGTGGCAGTGGATGCTCCTTGACCCTGAGCATCTTGGGTACTATTAGATGTGGTTTGTCTTTCCCCACAAGATCCTGGTCGACTGGGAGCTACAATAGCTGGATCACTCTGCACACTATGTGAGGCAGTATTGAAAGGTTCATTGGCTTGTTGAGTGCATGATCTTGGCACACCCGGAGTAGGCATCATTTGTATCTGAGGCTCCTGACGGGAGGGGGTAGTAGTAGCAATAGGTGGCGGTCTCCCATTGGTTGGAGCAGTCGTGTCAAATGATGACCCAACGAGAGAGTATGGATCCGCATGCAAGTCAAGGGGCTGACCAGTAGAAAGCCTAGGCCTCCCCTTTCGGCCTCGGCCACGGCCACGGCCACGGCCACGGCCGCGATCTCCGTCTCTACCAACCATATCCTGTACACATTAAAATAAGCAAGTTATTATCCATACTAATTAAAgtaaaatgcaattaaaaaatgaatagcagaggaagaagagaatagaaagcaataaaaaatgAATCTGAAGTTTGATTTAGTATTTGGAAAATTATTACAAGCCTCGAGTCTTCTACCTAAGTCagaggctatatatatatatcaattagtcTTCATCAACTGCCATAGTAACTAACATAACTAAATTACTATATCTGGAAATTCATAACTAACTTCAACCAATTCTATTTTGACAGCAGAATCTGGTTTCCCATTATCTCTTTCATGCTTCCAATACATTATGCATAGTGCAGCAACCAGATCAATTTGTTCAAGAAATTAATACTTATTTTGATTTATCTGGTTGCTCCTTCTATTGTCTTATTGTGCATCTCCGGTTTCCCTCCAGCTGACACAATTATACACAACAGGATCCTGATAATAACATCTGCTGCTCCTAACAAAACCCATAAATCATATTCATCACACCCCAcctattatttctttattttactaGGATTCTTAATGTAATCATTTATTCTAATCAGATTAAGAATGTTATTgtattaaaatattactt
Encoded here:
- the LOC112751059 gene encoding uncharacterized protein produces the protein MVGRDGDRGRGRGRGRGRGRKGRPRLSTGQPLDLHADPYSLVGSSFDTTAPTNGRPPPIATTTPSRQEPQIQMMPTPGVPRSCTQQANEPFNTASHSVQSDPAIVAPSRPGSCGERQTTSNSTQDAQGQGASTATGHSSTSAPKLRYDGAKCWHPPKLGLKRISQVFKENYNKPWLSFDEADDDIRKIWWTEWRKCFDIIDTEEDDIYQAWRFRAAKRLRGMLHAIRKKGARPYWIPPEVLGELMRRWNTDAYRQLQARNTTARKSTRGTSLHTAGGTTFPEARLRLNHSLGRQSRMDEFFEHTHTRKEDRTQWVDEHSRKTKDIFQERMFQADQERQAAIEAGVIDPPPVSEESIWIETVGGKQRGRVYGMGEVRDSSMVRPRVDGPTTTTSADVLDLRERIIILNREVEQHAAKYRELEDRYQREKREWQQTVESLREDLNTSNSQMDQFSHQLSSLTEYVRAMGPSSSGSRVPPPPPFTFPSSQKSTAPAPVPTPTPGRKLPPILQRPGQPQSSQREDDSDDDFDDLDDYLDEYE